A window of Tripterygium wilfordii isolate XIE 37 chromosome 7, ASM1340144v1, whole genome shotgun sequence contains these coding sequences:
- the LOC120002110 gene encoding casparian strip membrane protein 1-like, translating to MSETPAEQTKTEPVQAGEVARPPPLRLHRGISVLDLVLRIVAVAGTLASSIAMATTNQTLPFITQNFQFRAEYNDLPAFTFFVITNSIVCGYLVFSLPLSIFHIIKSAAKKSRIVLLTFDAAMLALVTAGASAAAATVYLAHKGNVNANWPAVCQQFDLFCERTSGSLIGSFGSAIMLILIISTSAVAISLL from the exons ATGTCAGAAACACCAGCAGAACAAACGAAGACAGAGCCAGTCCAGGCAGGGGAAGTTGCACGTCCACCACCGCTGCGCCTTCACAGAGGAATCTCAGTACTAGACTTGGTCCTGAGAATTGTTGCTGTTGCGGGAACATTAGCAAGTTCCATAGCCATGGCTACGACGAATCAAACGCTTCCCTTTATCACTCAGAATTTCCAATTCAGGGCGGAGTATAATGACCTCCCCGCGTTCAC GTTCTTCGTGATCACGAATTCTATCGTATGTGGATATCTTGTGTTCTCTCTCCCATTATCtatctttcacatcatcaagagTGCTGCAAAGAAAAGTAGGATTGTCTTGTTAACCTTCGACGCG gcAATGCTGGCTCTAGTCACAGCAGGGGCCTCTGCAGCAGCAGCTACTGTATACTTGGCTCATAAGGGGAATGTTAATGCTAATTGGCCTGCAGTTTGCCAACAATTCGACTTGTTTTGTGAGCGAACTTCGGGTTCCTTGATCGGCTCTTTTGGCTCAGCGATCATGCTTATACTGATTATCAGTACCTCAGCTGTTGCCATTTCTTTACTCTAA